Proteins co-encoded in one Spirosoma endbachense genomic window:
- a CDS encoding TetR/AcrR family transcriptional regulator produces MKIVKRRNRQMTMERILRAMGDVMAERGTEKAGINAVAEKAGVNKVLIYRYFGGWNGLLEAYVQRGFFLSMFNEKFLDSVPDNLPSDNRSKVWSEYTIQFMREFRTRKPSQELIRWEMSHGETELARRLAEFRDNSYKKLVDKLAPFADYDPIAITSLMVAAVTHIVLTSTQRDHIGDIDLRTEAGWERLETAVRRIYSSLSIALERENAKKAEVK; encoded by the coding sequence ATGAAAATTGTCAAGCGTAGAAATCGCCAGATGACCATGGAGCGTATCTTGCGGGCGATGGGTGATGTGATGGCCGAGCGGGGAACCGAAAAGGCCGGTATTAATGCCGTGGCTGAAAAAGCAGGCGTTAATAAAGTACTGATCTATCGTTATTTTGGTGGCTGGAATGGATTGCTGGAGGCTTACGTACAACGTGGTTTCTTTCTGTCCATGTTCAACGAGAAGTTTCTGGACTCCGTGCCAGATAATCTTCCTTCGGACAACCGAAGCAAAGTGTGGTCTGAATATACGATTCAGTTCATGCGCGAATTCCGTACCCGCAAGCCATCGCAGGAGTTAATTCGGTGGGAGATGAGTCATGGGGAAACAGAGCTTGCACGCCGATTGGCCGAATTTCGTGATAATTCCTACAAAAAACTGGTTGATAAACTGGCGCCATTTGCCGACTACGACCCTATTGCTATTACGAGTCTGATGGTGGCCGCTGTAACGCATATTGTGCTGACCAGCACCCAACGCGACCACATCGGCGATATTGACCTCCGTACAGAAGCCGGTTGGGAGCGGCTCGAAACCGCAGTTCGTCGCATTTACTCTAGTTTGAGCATTGCCCTCGAACGTGAAAATGCTAAAAAAGCTGAAGTAAAGTAA
- a CDS encoding aminopeptidase P family protein produces the protein MRYLPIDNQLFVQSRHRLTQLLKPKSLVILNANDIMPTNADGTMTFRQNNDLFYLTGVDQEETRLVLFPDHPDPKFREVLFLRETSELIEIWEGHKLTKVEAEQTSGISQKQVYWTHQFEQIFVQMIFEADHVYLNTNEHTRAGIDVQTRDARFIDEFKQKYPLHHLERLAPLMHYLRAIKQPQEVQLLQTAINITDKMFRRLLGFIKPGVWEYEIEAEMMHEYLLNRSRGAAYSPIIASGANACVLHYIDNSQQCQDGDVILLDIGAEYANYNADMTRSVPVNGRFTERQRAVYDAVLRVLKEAKQMLRPGNLWDDYHREVGKVMESELIGLKLLDRLEVEKQDPDAPLYKKYFMHGTSHFLGLDVHDVGNKYRRMEPGMVFTVEPGIYIPGEKLGIRLENNVLITESGNTDLMANIPLEAEEIEALMNR, from the coding sequence ATGCGCTACTTGCCCATTGATAATCAACTTTTCGTTCAAAGTCGCCATCGGCTCACTCAGTTACTGAAACCTAAATCGCTGGTGATTCTGAACGCCAATGACATCATGCCGACCAATGCCGATGGCACAATGACATTTCGGCAAAACAACGATTTATTCTACCTAACGGGCGTCGATCAGGAAGAAACCCGGCTCGTTCTGTTTCCTGACCATCCCGATCCTAAATTTCGTGAGGTCCTGTTTCTGCGTGAAACCAGCGAGCTGATCGAAATCTGGGAAGGCCATAAGCTTACTAAAGTCGAAGCCGAACAAACTTCCGGGATTTCACAAAAGCAGGTCTATTGGACGCATCAGTTCGAACAGATTTTTGTACAAATGATCTTCGAAGCGGATCACGTTTATCTGAATACCAATGAGCACACCCGTGCCGGTATAGATGTTCAGACCCGTGATGCCCGATTTATCGACGAATTCAAACAAAAATACCCGCTGCATCATCTGGAGCGGCTTGCGCCATTGATGCACTACCTACGAGCGATCAAACAACCGCAGGAAGTGCAACTGCTTCAAACAGCCATTAACATCACCGACAAGATGTTCCGCCGGTTGTTGGGTTTCATTAAACCCGGCGTATGGGAATATGAAATTGAAGCCGAGATGATGCATGAATACCTGCTTAACCGGTCGCGCGGGGCAGCCTATTCGCCAATCATTGCTTCGGGAGCCAATGCCTGCGTATTACACTACATAGACAACAGCCAGCAGTGCCAGGATGGTGATGTGATTTTGCTCGATATAGGCGCGGAATACGCCAATTATAATGCGGATATGACCCGTTCAGTGCCTGTTAACGGGCGATTTACGGAGCGCCAGCGAGCTGTTTATGATGCGGTATTGCGTGTGCTGAAAGAAGCGAAACAAATGCTTCGTCCCGGTAATCTCTGGGACGATTATCATCGTGAAGTAGGTAAAGTGATGGAGTCAGAACTTATTGGTCTAAAGTTGCTCGACCGCCTGGAAGTCGAAAAGCAAGATCCTGACGCGCCTTTGTACAAAAAATATTTTATGCACGGCACGTCACACTTTCTGGGGCTTGATGTTCACGATGTGGGTAATAAATACCGTCGAATGGAGCCCGGAATGGTCTTTACAGTCGAACCAGGTATCTATATTCCTGGAGAAAAACTAGGAATCAGACTTGAAAATAACGTGCTGATTACGGAGTCAGGGAACACAGATCTAATGGCCAACATTCCGCTCGAAGCAGAGGAGATTGAAGCGTTAATGAACCGATAA
- a CDS encoding S8 family serine peptidase, translating into MTLRLNFLFCLFTLLIQANPGVSHPSATWLTTKGYGPDSPKYWILFKAKDQSVRPALSETAITRRKAQNFPLDETDQPVSAAYLSQLKQEGVQPLNKSRWLNAVSARLTTEQFAQVAALPFVAGIQAIDPAIIITSIGNPDGSRSISPHMAPVMTQIQASDFAQAGLTGRFVNIGVIDAGFFGADSANALKHVFAREGVKRVRDYVNDKKTHGDLFHTLETMSDFHGTEVLAAIAGSDPIENTQYGLATDATFYLARTDQGNREYRGEEDNWVAAMEWMDSLGVRLINTSLGYAKGMSNPKENYEPRQMDGHTSLISRAAQIAADKKGILIVVSAGNEGDDRSWRIISTPADAQGVLAIGATNARLWNRIGYSSIGPESLPYMKPNVSCFSLYGTSLSAPVITGFAACIMQANPKLTNKEVMDIIEKSSHLYPYGNNYVGYGVPQASRAISLLRNQPLPATARSVKASGKSFTLPVSTEESVVSVFHKKDAMHILQQEAMKVSNGKLALRRATGEKQTTVDLKTEVIEVIWE; encoded by the coding sequence ATGACGCTTCGCCTAAACTTCTTATTCTGTCTGTTTACGCTACTGATTCAAGCGAATCCTGGCGTTTCACATCCCAGTGCGACCTGGCTAACTACAAAGGGCTATGGACCAGATAGTCCTAAATACTGGATTCTTTTCAAGGCTAAAGACCAGAGTGTCCGGCCAGCCTTATCGGAAACAGCCATAACCCGGCGAAAAGCCCAGAATTTTCCGCTTGATGAGACTGATCAGCCCGTTTCGGCAGCCTATCTGAGTCAATTAAAACAGGAAGGTGTTCAGCCGCTCAATAAATCGCGCTGGCTGAATGCTGTTTCGGCCCGGCTTACGACCGAGCAATTTGCTCAGGTTGCGGCTTTACCCTTTGTAGCAGGGATTCAGGCTATTGATCCGGCTATTATTATTACATCAATCGGTAATCCTGATGGTTCGCGTTCAATCAGCCCGCACATGGCTCCGGTCATGACGCAGATTCAGGCTTCCGATTTTGCTCAGGCTGGATTAACCGGACGATTTGTAAACATTGGAGTTATCGATGCTGGTTTTTTTGGTGCAGATTCGGCTAATGCGCTGAAGCATGTATTCGCGCGGGAAGGCGTGAAACGGGTTCGTGATTATGTGAATGACAAAAAGACCCACGGTGATCTGTTCCATACGCTCGAAACCATGTCGGATTTTCACGGGACCGAAGTTCTGGCGGCTATTGCCGGTAGTGATCCGATCGAAAATACGCAATATGGCCTGGCCACCGATGCAACATTTTACCTCGCCCGTACAGATCAGGGCAATCGTGAATACCGGGGCGAAGAAGATAACTGGGTAGCGGCAATGGAATGGATGGATAGTCTTGGTGTTCGGCTGATCAATACATCGCTGGGTTATGCCAAAGGGATGAGCAACCCTAAAGAAAATTATGAACCCCGTCAGATGGATGGTCATACCAGCCTGATTAGTCGGGCGGCACAGATTGCGGCCGATAAAAAAGGTATTCTTATTGTTGTGTCAGCCGGAAATGAAGGCGATGATCGTTCATGGCGAATCATCAGCACCCCCGCTGATGCTCAGGGTGTTCTGGCCATTGGTGCAACGAATGCCCGACTTTGGAATCGGATTGGTTACAGCAGCATCGGTCCTGAGAGTTTGCCATATATGAAACCCAATGTTTCCTGTTTTTCTTTGTATGGAACCTCATTATCGGCTCCGGTCATTACCGGATTTGCAGCCTGTATTATGCAGGCAAATCCGAAATTGACCAACAAAGAGGTCATGGACATTATTGAAAAATCGTCGCATCTATATCCTTATGGCAACAACTATGTTGGCTACGGTGTGCCGCAAGCCTCCCGGGCGATTTCATTACTTCGAAATCAGCCGTTACCCGCTACCGCTCGCTCCGTAAAAGCTTCCGGCAAGTCATTTACGTTACCTGTATCGACGGAAGAGTCGGTTGTGTCAGTCTTTCATAAAAAAGATGCCATGCACATTTTGCAGCAGGAGGCCATGAAGGTTAGCAACGGGAAACTGGCGCTCCGTCGGGCAACGGGCGAAAAGCAAACGACAGTAGATTTGAAAACAGAAGTCATTGAGGTGATTTGGGAATAA
- a CDS encoding response regulator transcription factor has translation MTAGIIDLMGIIQQFQQSINHPALTRVKILVIEDERKLARFIKQGLEQHGHVVDLAHTGSEGLDQVAGGLYDLVLLDLMLPGQTGFEVLKNLRAFGLMVPVMILSALSDSDKVVEGLDLGAIDYLRKPFDFNELLARIRVLQRRTHSGDNVVLRMADLEMRLVSHEVFKAGIKLELTNREFALLELFMRRIGLLVTKNEIAEKVWAADYDMGSNVIEVHIYQLRKKLDAVGTRGLIETLISRGYRLKSV, from the coding sequence TTGACTGCTGGAATAATTGATTTGATGGGTATCATTCAGCAATTTCAGCAGTCAATAAATCACCCAGCCCTTACTCGCGTGAAAATTCTGGTTATTGAAGATGAACGCAAACTCGCCCGGTTTATAAAGCAGGGGCTTGAACAACATGGTCATGTTGTCGATCTGGCTCATACCGGTTCGGAAGGACTCGATCAGGTTGCCGGAGGCTTATACGATCTTGTGTTGCTGGACTTAATGTTGCCCGGACAGACCGGGTTTGAGGTTCTTAAAAACCTTCGTGCCTTTGGCCTGATGGTGCCGGTCATGATTTTATCAGCGTTGAGTGATTCCGATAAAGTGGTGGAGGGGCTGGATCTTGGCGCCATTGATTACCTTCGGAAACCGTTCGACTTTAATGAGTTGCTGGCTCGGATTCGGGTTTTACAGCGACGAACCCACTCCGGAGATAACGTCGTATTGCGCATGGCGGATTTAGAAATGAGGCTTGTTTCGCATGAAGTCTTCAAGGCAGGCATCAAGCTGGAACTGACCAATCGGGAGTTTGCCTTACTCGAATTGTTCATGCGCCGAATCGGCCTATTGGTAACGAAAAATGAGATTGCCGAGAAGGTATGGGCCGCCGATTATGACATGGGCAGTAACGTGATAGAAGTACACATCTATCAATTGCGTAAGAAACTGGATGCGGTTGGTACACGTGGGCTGATTGAGACGCTTATCAGCCGTGGCTATCGGCTCAAATCGGTATGA
- a CDS encoding sensor histidine kinase, translated as MNLRSRIVLAVAAVFAGVSLLAGWLMLVRAENSLQIAFDRAVATRAGWLLSQVSVDPIVLPLPTESEQMRVIYHSYGRSRELFRSPGFPNASGVGHDVDRHPRSFRSMTVQTMAYQIPSGQVGLTLAVPDASLMQDIRQLRWVFGLGWFVSLILAFLGGYVIAGWLLKPIQAIVYQAGKITNAATIEPIALPTARDELYQLTDTLNQMLARIRESAELQRNFFGAAAHELRTPLAIMKTGLEVTLDSGQVDGRTTPFLLGQLDEIKRLTRLLDEFLTLSRPDHARQVLKTTPVDLPELIKNCLAQLETVATDYEVITQFEEQTGPSTPIRTDAVKLEHVLLNLLENAIKYAVPGSVVSIRLIWENAPTVLVQNQTVRETGPVLDLMQPYFRADPLKEGHGLGLWISYRLTTLLDGELLLNWQEFRFTSTLVLPRTEFLT; from the coding sequence ATGAACCTGCGCAGCCGGATTGTGCTGGCCGTTGCGGCTGTGTTTGCTGGAGTAAGTCTGCTGGCCGGTTGGCTTATGTTGGTCCGTGCCGAAAATAGCCTCCAGATCGCTTTTGATCGGGCGGTAGCGACCAGAGCAGGATGGTTGCTTTCGCAGGTAAGTGTCGATCCTATTGTGTTGCCATTGCCTACCGAAAGCGAGCAGATGCGGGTAATATACCATAGTTATGGCCGGAGCCGTGAGCTTTTTCGCAGTCCTGGTTTTCCAAACGCATCCGGCGTAGGGCACGACGTTGACCGGCATCCGCGTTCATTTCGATCCATGACTGTACAGACTATGGCGTATCAGATTCCCAGTGGTCAGGTGGGTCTGACATTAGCGGTGCCCGATGCTAGTTTGATGCAGGATATCCGACAGTTACGCTGGGTCTTTGGGCTCGGTTGGTTCGTAAGCCTGATCCTGGCATTCCTGGGAGGGTATGTTATCGCTGGATGGCTATTGAAACCAATTCAGGCAATTGTTTATCAGGCGGGAAAGATCACCAATGCAGCCACAATTGAACCGATCGCCCTGCCAACCGCTCGTGATGAACTTTATCAGTTAACCGATACGCTAAACCAGATGCTGGCCCGAATTCGGGAAAGTGCTGAACTACAGCGTAATTTTTTTGGAGCCGCTGCGCATGAACTTCGGACGCCACTTGCCATCATGAAAACCGGCCTTGAAGTGACCCTTGACAGTGGTCAGGTAGATGGCCGGACAACACCGTTTCTGCTGGGACAACTGGATGAAATAAAACGCCTGACGCGTCTGCTCGACGAATTTCTGACGCTGAGCCGCCCAGATCATGCACGTCAGGTACTCAAAACAACACCGGTCGATTTGCCGGAATTAATAAAAAACTGCCTGGCTCAGTTGGAAACTGTAGCCACTGATTATGAAGTAATAACGCAGTTTGAGGAACAAACAGGGCCTTCTACACCGATCAGAACAGATGCCGTTAAGCTGGAGCATGTGTTACTGAATCTCCTCGAAAATGCGATCAAGTACGCCGTTCCGGGTAGTGTGGTGAGTATCCGGTTGATTTGGGAAAACGCACCGACAGTTCTTGTTCAGAATCAAACCGTTCGGGAAACGGGGCCTGTACTTGATCTGATGCAGCCTTACTTTCGGGCTGATCCACTCAAAGAAGGGCATGGACTGGGTTTGTGGATTAGTTATCGTTTAACAACTTTACTTGATGGAGAGTTACTCCTCAATTGGCAGGAATTCCGATTTACCAGTACCTTGGTCCTGCCCAGAACTGAATTTTTAACATAA
- a CDS encoding DMT family protein codes for MKGLYCVLLLTLSNIFMTLAWYGHLQLKQYPMLAKLSLFGIIMLSWGLAFFEYIFQVPANRIGSEETGGPFSLFQLKTIQEAVSLTVFTLITVYFFKTDKLAWNHLVGFVFLVIAVFFIFKKW; via the coding sequence ATGAAAGGACTTTATTGCGTTTTATTGCTTACGTTATCGAACATCTTCATGACACTGGCCTGGTATGGCCACCTGCAACTAAAGCAGTACCCTATGTTGGCCAAACTATCGCTTTTCGGCATCATTATGCTTAGCTGGGGCCTTGCCTTTTTTGAATATATTTTTCAGGTGCCAGCTAATCGTATCGGTTCTGAAGAAACGGGCGGGCCGTTTTCACTTTTCCAACTCAAAACAATTCAGGAAGCCGTTTCGCTGACGGTTTTTACCTTAATAACCGTCTACTTTTTTAAAACCGACAAACTCGCCTGGAATCATCTGGTTGGCTTTGTATTCCTTGTGATAGCGGTATTTTTTATCTTCAAAAAATGGTAA
- the rfaD gene encoding ADP-glyceromanno-heptose 6-epimerase, with protein sequence MIIVTGAAGFIGSCLISKLNQENFNFIIAVDDFSDPRKEANLTGKRIQERVDREEFFGWLDNNYQEVEFIFHIGARTDTTEFDRQIFEHLNVEYSKQIWNRCIDYQIPLVYASSAATYGMGEFGYDDNESIIPQLKPLNPYGDSKNEFDIWALEQERKPFFWAGLKFFNVYGPNEYHKDRMASVIYHAYNQICQSGHMRLFRSHNPDYTDGGQMRDFIYVKDVIEVCSFLMHHRRNSGIYNLGSGKARTFLDLATLTFRAMDRDPQIEFIDTPADIRDKYQYFTQANMAKLRSIGYDRPFHSLEEGVSDYVKKYLKEGKYL encoded by the coding sequence ATGATTATTGTTACGGGGGCCGCTGGCTTTATCGGAAGCTGTTTGATCAGCAAATTGAATCAGGAAAATTTCAATTTTATCATTGCTGTCGATGATTTTTCGGACCCTCGTAAAGAAGCAAATCTGACTGGGAAACGGATTCAGGAGCGTGTTGACCGGGAAGAGTTTTTCGGTTGGCTCGACAACAATTATCAGGAGGTGGAATTTATTTTTCACATCGGTGCCCGCACTGATACCACCGAATTTGACCGCCAGATTTTTGAGCATCTGAACGTTGAGTATTCCAAGCAAATCTGGAATCGCTGCATTGATTATCAGATTCCCCTCGTATATGCGTCATCGGCAGCAACTTATGGTATGGGCGAGTTTGGCTATGATGACAATGAGTCGATCATTCCGCAGTTGAAGCCGCTTAATCCTTACGGTGACTCAAAGAATGAATTTGATATTTGGGCACTGGAGCAGGAACGTAAACCCTTCTTCTGGGCTGGACTGAAATTTTTCAACGTCTACGGGCCCAATGAGTATCATAAAGACCGCATGGCATCGGTAATTTACCATGCCTACAACCAGATTTGCCAATCAGGCCACATGAGGTTGTTCCGGTCTCATAACCCCGATTATACCGACGGTGGGCAGATGCGGGACTTCATTTACGTGAAAGACGTAATCGAAGTTTGTTCATTTCTGATGCATCACCGGCGAAATTCCGGTATCTACAACCTCGGAAGTGGCAAAGCCCGTACATTCCTTGACCTGGCGACACTTACTTTTCGGGCTATGGACCGCGATCCGCAGATCGAATTTATCGATACTCCCGCCGATATCCGCGATAAATACCAGTATTTTACGCAGGCTAACATGGCTAAGCTTCGTTCTATTGGTTATGACCGACCTTTCCATTCGCTCGAAGAAGGCGTTTCTGACTACGTAAAAAAATACCTCAAAGAAGGAAAGTATCTCTAG